One genomic region from Mycobacterium basiliense encodes:
- a CDS encoding VIT1/CCC1 transporter family protein produces the protein MTELEPDDSRGRPDAVLDVGHRHSDVSGGWLRAAAFGAMDGLVSNTSLIAGVAAAESVHLTIVSGVAGLLAGAFSMALGEYTSVTTANEQIDSEVHVERRALRARPQAERAELVAMLVDMGMTEQTAQIATDEIHRDENRAVNFHMVGEIGVHPAEKPSAPVAAVSSFAMFAVGALMPLIPYLLGFGSLAAGLVFGGVGLLVAGGLTARFTRKPWWWSASRQLLFGAVAVAATYLVGLFIAAVM, from the coding sequence ATGACAGAGCTAGAACCGGACGACTCGAGGGGGCGCCCAGACGCCGTCCTCGATGTCGGCCACCGCCACTCCGATGTCAGTGGCGGCTGGTTGCGGGCAGCGGCTTTCGGCGCGATGGACGGACTGGTCAGCAATACCAGCTTGATCGCTGGTGTGGCGGCAGCGGAAAGCGTTCACCTCACCATCGTCAGTGGTGTCGCCGGGCTGCTGGCGGGCGCGTTCTCGATGGCACTGGGTGAGTACACGTCTGTTACCACCGCCAACGAACAGATCGACTCCGAGGTGCACGTCGAACGTCGTGCGTTGCGTGCTCGGCCCCAGGCCGAACGGGCCGAATTGGTGGCGATGCTGGTGGACATGGGAATGACCGAGCAGACCGCGCAGATCGCTACCGATGAGATTCATCGCGACGAGAACCGCGCGGTCAACTTTCATATGGTCGGAGAAATCGGTGTCCACCCGGCGGAGAAGCCGTCCGCGCCGGTGGCCGCGGTATCGTCCTTCGCGATGTTCGCTGTTGGTGCGCTCATGCCGTTGATTCCCTACTTGCTCGGGTTCGGCTCGTTGGCGGCCGGGTTGGTGTTCGGTGGGGTCGGCTTGTTGGTCGCCGGTGGGTTGACCGCGCGGTTCACCCGTAAACCGTGGTGGTGGAGTGCCTCTCGACAATTGCTGTTCGGTGCCGTCGCTGTCGCCGCTACCTATCTGGTAGGGCTGTTTATCGCCGCGGTGATGTGA
- a CDS encoding esterase-like activity of phytase family protein, producing MKTVVRRLLATLLVGSVVFGCASPHPARPADSPRALLSYLGQAQIPFGATVDGVVIGGLSGISYDAGREVYYAISDDRSEEGPVRFFSVRLSLSDKGIDNVSVIASHTLLDRSGEPFEPLNLSASPPVVPPDPEGIAFDPQRQRLYWSSEGERLTDREPVLVNPWIWIAGLDGHYLGQFTLPANLAMSAQLTGPRHNQALEGLALAPDGRSLYAAMEEPRYDDGPETGRDHRTLTRITKFDVATAEPTAQFGYPLEAPVWPASRNGVSDLVALSDTSFLVVERSVALPPVIRVFRTEITGATDVLGLPSMRGAAVTPASKSLAVDLSTLSNAPGLSPLHNVEGITLGPKLSDGRQSVVLVSDDDFSPVTVTQFLLFAMD from the coding sequence GTGAAGACGGTAGTGCGCCGGCTGCTGGCCACTTTGCTGGTCGGGTCGGTGGTGTTCGGGTGCGCATCGCCGCATCCGGCCCGCCCGGCGGACTCCCCGCGGGCATTGCTGAGTTACCTCGGCCAGGCGCAGATTCCGTTCGGCGCCACCGTGGATGGTGTCGTTATTGGTGGACTTTCGGGCATCAGCTACGACGCCGGCCGCGAGGTGTACTACGCGATCAGCGACGACCGCTCCGAGGAGGGCCCGGTCCGTTTCTTCTCAGTCCGGTTATCGCTGTCGGACAAGGGAATTGACAACGTCTCGGTCATCGCTTCGCATACGCTGCTGGATCGGAGCGGTGAGCCGTTTGAGCCGCTGAACCTCAGCGCCAGCCCACCGGTGGTTCCTCCCGACCCGGAAGGCATCGCTTTCGACCCGCAGCGACAGCGGCTGTATTGGAGCTCCGAAGGTGAGCGGCTCACCGACCGGGAACCGGTACTGGTGAATCCGTGGATCTGGATTGCTGGGCTCGATGGCCATTACCTGGGCCAGTTCACCCTGCCGGCCAATCTGGCGATGTCTGCCCAGCTCACCGGGCCGCGGCACAACCAGGCACTCGAGGGCCTGGCCCTAGCACCCGACGGCCGATCGTTATATGCCGCGATGGAGGAACCGCGCTACGACGACGGGCCAGAGACCGGCCGCGACCATCGGACGCTGACCCGGATCACCAAGTTCGACGTCGCTACCGCCGAGCCGACCGCGCAGTTCGGCTATCCGCTGGAAGCGCCGGTCTGGCCCGCGAGCCGCAACGGCGTTTCAGACCTGGTCGCGCTGTCGGACACCAGCTTTCTGGTGGTCGAACGCTCGGTTGCGCTGCCCCCGGTGATCCGCGTATTCCGTACCGAGATCACCGGCGCGACCGACGTGCTGGGGCTGCCGTCGATGCGGGGCGCCGCGGTGACCCCGGCGAGCAAATCGTTGGCCGTTGATCTGTCCACCTTGTCCAACGCACCCGGGTTGTCGCCGCTACACAACGTCGAAGGCATTACCTTGGGGCCGAAGTTGTCCGACGGTCGGCAATCGGTGGTGCTGGTCAGCGATGACGACTTTTCACCGGTCACCGTTACCCAGTTCCTGTTGTTCGCCATGGACTGA
- a CDS encoding energy-coupling factor transporter transmembrane component T family protein, whose translation MSTTATAAQRGPKRPSRPVVLLVPVPGTSAMHDLWAGTKLLVVFGISVLLTFYPGWATIGLMAALVLTAAWIAHIPRGAVPSVPRWLWIVLAIGGCTAALAGGTPMISLGGVEIGLGGTLHFLRITALSIVLLALGAMVSWTTNVAEIGPAVAILGRPLRVLRIPVDEWAVALALALRAFPMLIDEFQVLYAARRMRPKRIPTTRRARRQRRAIEVIDLLAAAITVTLRRADEMGDAITARGGTGQLSAHPTRPKLGDWVTLAITAVVGGAAVAIETLLLAA comes from the coding sequence ATGAGCACCACCGCCACTGCGGCCCAGCGCGGGCCCAAGCGCCCATCGCGACCGGTTGTCCTGCTGGTCCCGGTACCGGGTACTTCGGCCATGCACGACTTGTGGGCGGGCACCAAACTGCTGGTGGTCTTTGGCATTTCGGTACTGCTGACCTTCTATCCGGGATGGGCAACGATCGGGTTGATGGCGGCCCTGGTGCTGACCGCTGCCTGGATTGCCCACATTCCGCGCGGTGCGGTGCCGTCGGTGCCCCGCTGGTTGTGGATCGTCTTAGCCATTGGAGGCTGCACGGCCGCGCTAGCCGGAGGCACTCCGATGATCTCGCTGGGCGGGGTCGAAATCGGACTGGGTGGAACACTGCACTTCTTGCGGATCACGGCACTGTCTATCGTGTTGCTGGCGTTGGGGGCGATGGTTTCCTGGACCACCAATGTGGCCGAAATAGGTCCTGCGGTAGCGATTTTGGGCCGCCCACTGCGAGTGCTGCGGATCCCGGTGGATGAGTGGGCGGTGGCCTTGGCGCTTGCCCTGCGTGCCTTCCCGATGCTGATCGATGAATTTCAGGTGCTCTATGCGGCCCGGCGCATGCGGCCCAAGCGGATACCGACAACCCGCAGGGCTCGTCGGCAGCGGCGTGCGATCGAGGTGATCGATCTGCTGGCCGCCGCCATTACCGTGACACTGCGGCGCGCTGACGAGATGGGTGACGCCATCACCGCTCGTGGCGGCACCGGGCAGCTGTCGGCCCACCCGACGCGGCCCAAGCTGGGGGACTGGGTAACGCTTGCCATCACCGCCGTGGTCGGCGGCGCGGCGGTGGCGATCGAGACGCTGCTGCTCGCCGCCTAG
- a CDS encoding Lrp/AsnC family transcriptional regulator, producing MDHLDETDERILFELAEHARATFAEIGQKVNLSAPAVKRRVDRMLDTGVIKGFTTVVDRNALGWYTEAYVQVFCHGRIAPDQLQAAWVDIPEVVSAATVTGTSDAILHVLAHDMRHLETALERIRSSADIERSESVVVLSNLIDRMRPQP from the coding sequence ATGGACCACCTGGATGAAACCGACGAGCGCATTCTCTTCGAGCTGGCCGAACATGCCCGGGCCACCTTCGCCGAGATCGGCCAGAAAGTGAATTTGTCCGCACCAGCGGTGAAGCGCCGCGTCGACCGGATGCTCGACACGGGCGTGATCAAGGGCTTCACCACAGTCGTCGACCGTAACGCGCTCGGTTGGTACACCGAGGCCTACGTTCAGGTCTTCTGCCACGGCAGGATCGCGCCCGATCAGCTGCAGGCGGCGTGGGTGGATATTCCCGAGGTGGTCAGTGCGGCAACGGTGACCGGCACCTCCGACGCCATCCTGCATGTGTTGGCCCACGACATGCGACACCTGGAAACGGCGCTCGAACGCATCCGCTCCAGCGCCGATATCGAACGCAGTGAGAGCGTCGTGGTGTTGTCGAACCTGATCGACCGCATGCGGCCGCAACCCTAG
- a CDS encoding MarR family winged helix-turn-helix transcriptional regulator, giving the protein MSASAAANHSEVAHGLGADLLGVVARLNRLATQRIQMPLPSAQARLLATIEAHGEARIGDLAAVDHCSQPTMTTQVRRLEEAGLVVRTVDPGDARAVRIRITPEGVRTLTAVRADRAAAIEPQLARLEPTDRKVLADAVEVLRRLLDNAAATPGRTL; this is encoded by the coding sequence ATGAGTGCATCCGCCGCCGCTAACCACAGCGAGGTCGCGCACGGTCTGGGGGCGGACCTGCTCGGCGTGGTCGCGCGGCTCAACCGGTTGGCGACGCAGCGCATCCAGATGCCACTGCCGTCGGCCCAAGCCCGGCTGCTGGCAACCATCGAAGCCCACGGCGAAGCCCGCATCGGCGACCTGGCCGCGGTCGATCACTGTTCTCAACCGACGATGACCACCCAGGTGCGGCGACTCGAAGAGGCCGGACTGGTGGTCCGAACCGTCGACCCTGGGGATGCTCGTGCGGTACGCATCCGCATCACCCCCGAAGGAGTGCGCACACTGACCGCGGTGCGCGCCGACCGTGCCGCGGCGATCGAACCGCAACTGGCCCGGCTCGAGCCAACGGATCGAAAGGTCCTGGCCGACGCGGTCGAGGTGCTGCGCCGCCTTCTCGACAATGCGGCCGCGACACCGGGACGCACACTGTGA
- a CDS encoding ABC transporter ATP-binding protein, whose translation MTVPGPAVSRNSRRGGPLRPGELAQASVMAALCAVTAIISVVVPFAAGLALLGTVPTGLLAYRYRLRVLVAATVAAGVIAFLIAGMGGFMGVVHSAYIGGLTGIVKRKGRGTPTVVVCSLIAGLIFGAAMVAMLAVLARLRHLIFDVMTANVEGLASFMTRIHLHDTGEEMKRYFAEGLHYWPWVMLGYFTFGIMVVSLIGWWALSRLLERLRGVPDVHKLDAPAGDTVGPIGPVPVRLDKVRFRYPGAAQDALREVSLDVRVGEHVAITGANGSGKTTLMLVLAGREPTSGTVDRPGAVGLGKLGGTAVVLQHPESQVLGTRVADDVVWGLPPGTKIDVDRLLAEVGLDALAERETGSLSGGELQRLALAAALAREPAMLIADEVTTMVDQQGRDALLRVLSGLTKRHRTALVHITHYNNEADSADRTLDLSESPDNADMVETVAAPVPAAAVGHGGRRPALELVGVGHEYNIGTPWAKTALRDVNFVVEQGDGVLIHGGNGSGKSTLAWIMAGLTVPTTGSCLLDGRPTHDQVGAVALSFQAARLQLMRSRVDLEVASAAGFSPKDEDRVAAALGVVGLDSTLAKRSIDQLSGGQMRRVVLAGLLACSPRALILDEPLAGLDAASQRGLLRLLEDLRREQGLTVVVISHDFAGMDELCPRTLHLRDGVMAPASTSMAGGGA comes from the coding sequence ATGACCGTCCCGGGCCCTGCCGTTTCGCGAAATTCGCGACGCGGCGGGCCGTTGCGGCCGGGTGAATTGGCGCAGGCTTCGGTGATGGCTGCGCTGTGCGCGGTGACGGCAATCATCTCCGTCGTCGTGCCGTTTGCCGCAGGTCTGGCGTTGTTGGGTACGGTGCCGACGGGGCTACTGGCCTACCGCTACCGCCTGCGCGTGCTGGTTGCCGCCACGGTTGCCGCCGGCGTGATCGCCTTTCTGATCGCGGGCATGGGCGGGTTTATGGGCGTGGTCCACAGCGCCTATATCGGCGGGCTCACCGGAATCGTGAAGCGCAAGGGCCGGGGCACGCCGACGGTCGTCGTCTGTTCGCTGATCGCCGGATTGATCTTCGGGGCGGCGATGGTCGCCATGCTGGCCGTGCTGGCCCGCCTTCGACACCTGATTTTCGACGTGATGACCGCCAATGTGGAGGGGCTCGCTTCCTTCATGACCCGGATTCACCTGCACGACACCGGCGAAGAAATGAAGCGGTATTTCGCCGAAGGGTTGCACTATTGGCCGTGGGTGATGCTGGGTTACTTCACGTTTGGGATCATGGTCGTCTCGCTGATCGGGTGGTGGGCGTTGTCGCGGCTGTTGGAGCGGCTGCGCGGCGTGCCCGATGTGCACAAATTGGATGCGCCGGCCGGCGACACGGTGGGCCCGATCGGGCCGGTTCCGGTGCGATTGGACAAGGTGCGTTTCCGTTACCCGGGTGCCGCTCAAGATGCGTTACGGGAGGTCAGTCTCGACGTGCGCGTCGGTGAACACGTGGCGATCACCGGGGCCAACGGATCCGGGAAGACCACGTTAATGCTGGTCTTGGCGGGCCGGGAGCCGACGTCGGGCACGGTGGATCGACCGGGCGCGGTGGGTCTGGGCAAGCTGGGCGGCACGGCGGTGGTCCTACAACATCCGGAAAGCCAGGTGTTGGGTACCCGGGTGGCCGACGATGTGGTGTGGGGTCTGCCGCCGGGCACCAAGATCGACGTCGACCGGTTGCTGGCCGAGGTGGGCCTCGACGCGCTCGCCGAACGAGAGACCGGAAGCCTGTCCGGCGGTGAGCTGCAACGTCTGGCGCTGGCAGCGGCATTGGCCAGGGAGCCGGCGATGCTGATTGCCGACGAAGTCACCACCATGGTTGACCAGCAGGGCCGCGACGCCCTGCTGCGCGTGCTCTCCGGTCTGACGAAACGACACCGCACCGCTCTCGTCCACATCACGCACTACAACAACGAGGCCGATTCCGCCGATCGCACACTCGATCTCAGCGAATCCCCGGACAACGCCGACATGGTCGAGACCGTGGCAGCACCGGTGCCCGCCGCCGCGGTGGGGCACGGCGGGCGCAGGCCGGCGCTCGAACTCGTCGGGGTGGGCCACGAATACAACATCGGCACTCCCTGGGCCAAGACCGCCCTGCGAGATGTCAATTTTGTGGTGGAGCAGGGTGACGGGGTGCTGATCCACGGAGGCAACGGTTCGGGCAAGTCCACACTTGCGTGGATCATGGCCGGGCTTACGGTGCCCACCACCGGCAGCTGCCTGCTCGACGGGCGACCCACCCACGACCAGGTTGGGGCGGTGGCGTTGTCGTTTCAGGCCGCGCGCCTGCAGTTGATGCGGAGCCGGGTGGACCTCGAAGTTGCCTCCGCGGCCGGCTTTTCACCCAAGGATGAAGACCGGGTGGCTGCGGCGCTGGGGGTGGTGGGACTGGATTCCACCCTGGCCAAGCGGAGCATCGATCAGCTCAGCGGTGGTCAGATGCGGCGCGTGGTGCTGGCCGGGTTGCTGGCCTGTTCGCCCCGGGCGTTGATCCTCGATGAACCGCTAGCGGGTTTGGATGCCGCCAGCCAGCGTGGTCTGCTGCGCCTGCTCGAGGACCTGCGCCGGGAGCAGGGTCTGACGGTGGTGGTCATTTCACACGACTTTGCCGGAATGGACGAGCTGTGTCCGCGCACCCTGCATCTGCGCGATGGGGTGATGGCGCCGGCGTCGACATCGATGGCAGGAGGGGGTGCCTGA
- the ddaH gene encoding dimethylargininase, translating to MTDYYVAADRSQSGAPAWQQATQSTRVSSPRRYAMTRPAFFAVEYAINPWMDTATPVDLGLAQAQWENLRQTYLRLGHRVDLVEPAPGLPDMVYAANGGFIADDVAIVARFRYAERAGESKSYARWMSDQGYRPLSTRHVNEGQGDLLKVGEMVLAGYGFRTDQRAHAEIAAALRMPVVSLELIDPRFYHLDTVLAVLDDRTIAYYPPAFSAAAQEQLHALFPDAILVSSADAYVFGLNAVSDGRNVVLPAAATGFALQLRKAGFEPISVDLSELLKGGGSVKCCTLEVHK from the coding sequence ATGACCGATTACTATGTCGCTGCGGACCGTTCGCAGTCGGGCGCGCCGGCATGGCAACAGGCCACGCAGTCCACTCGGGTATCCAGCCCCCGACGCTATGCGATGACCCGACCGGCCTTCTTCGCCGTCGAGTACGCGATCAATCCCTGGATGGATACCGCTACGCCGGTCGACCTTGGGTTGGCCCAGGCTCAGTGGGAGAACCTGCGTCAGACCTACCTTCGGTTGGGCCACCGGGTGGATCTCGTCGAGCCCGCGCCGGGCTTGCCGGACATGGTCTATGCGGCCAACGGCGGGTTCATCGCCGACGACGTCGCTATCGTCGCCCGCTTCAGATACGCCGAACGAGCCGGCGAGTCCAAGTCGTATGCACGCTGGATGTCCGATCAGGGATATCGGCCCCTATCCACTCGCCACGTCAACGAGGGGCAAGGTGATCTGCTCAAGGTCGGCGAAATGGTGCTGGCGGGTTACGGTTTCCGCACCGATCAGCGTGCGCACGCCGAGATCGCGGCCGCGCTGCGGATGCCAGTGGTGTCTCTCGAGTTGATCGATCCGCGCTTCTACCACCTCGACACCGTGCTGGCTGTTCTCGACGATCGCACGATCGCCTACTACCCCCCGGCTTTCAGCGCCGCAGCCCAAGAGCAGTTGCACGCGCTGTTTCCCGACGCGATCCTGGTCAGTAGCGCTGACGCGTATGTGTTCGGGCTCAACGCTGTGTCCGACGGGCGCAACGTGGTGCTGCCGGCCGCGGCGACGGGTTTTGCGCTGCAGCTGCGGAAGGCCGGTTTCGAGCCGATCAGCGTCGATCTATCCGAGCTACTCAAAGGTGGAGGTTCCGTTAAGTGCTGCACGCTGGAGGTACATAAATGA
- a CDS encoding ABC transporter permease, whose product MRYIFAPGRDLSVGYGSQYDVRLDHPGDARWPVSDLLLRFIGTHWVVIDRGRSGIFVDGARVSAVDIRDGQTITIGDPHNGPRLTFQTGAATGPPPPTHSPAGPAYPSSHPVERTPHTSPTESATQHIHTGSAAQGMRTEATQRIPPPPRSTFDRATRPIRLPPSGSPPARGPMRPATPAGPPQSPAQAQPKARGLVERMTDATRKLLPARPDTGSGELAPWTNRLPLKPGARTIGVAAYELGLAVEGCELICDVSFTARPGSLIAIVGPSHTRNRALIGMLAGTRPHTSGVLTVDGHDVAAEPESMRSRIGVVPLDNRIHPRLTVEQTVSYAAEMRLPPDTSPDNRTRVINQVLDELELTPHRKSRVAKVAPEVRRCASMAIELITRPSLLVVDEPSAGLDPEQENHVMAMLRRQADLGCVVVVATTSLAHLNMCDQVLLLTPAGSLAFAGPPVHLESAMGTSSWTDVFSQVSTDPQGAHHAFLQRQRASVSTTPPSVAPPERLPTKLTFGRQVRLVARRQVRLLLAGRPYILFLMLLPFALAALTLLIPGDSGLDRAGPTATNPHEAIEILAALNIAAVLMGTALTVRDLVGERRIFRREQAVGLSASAYLTGKIVVFGVAAAIQAAILTAIVVIAKGQPVHDAVLLRNPGVELYASVAATAIVSAILGLALSTLGHTQREVVPLAVPVILASLLFAGGLLPLVGRWGFEQLSWLVPAHWGFAATAATVDLRRVDALATHREVWAHYVGWWSFDMVMLVVFGVLCAGVVRYRLRPPGDGTRDSSVHGEQQELGNGDR is encoded by the coding sequence ATGCGGTACATCTTTGCCCCGGGCCGCGACCTGAGTGTGGGCTACGGCAGCCAATACGATGTCCGCTTGGATCACCCCGGGGATGCGCGGTGGCCCGTCTCGGATCTGTTGCTGCGATTCATCGGAACCCACTGGGTGGTCATCGACCGCGGGCGTAGCGGCATCTTCGTCGACGGAGCCCGGGTGTCCGCGGTCGACATCCGCGACGGTCAGACCATCACCATCGGTGACCCCCACAACGGACCACGACTCACCTTCCAGACCGGCGCCGCCACCGGTCCGCCGCCGCCCACCCATTCGCCGGCCGGCCCGGCGTACCCGTCGTCGCACCCGGTGGAACGCACCCCGCACACGAGTCCAACGGAGTCAGCCACCCAGCACATCCACACCGGTTCGGCCGCACAAGGGATGCGCACCGAAGCGACTCAACGGATCCCGCCACCGCCACGCTCGACATTCGACCGGGCTACCCGGCCAATCCGGTTGCCGCCCAGCGGCTCTCCGCCCGCCCGCGGGCCAATGCGGCCGGCCACACCGGCAGGACCGCCGCAGTCACCAGCGCAGGCGCAGCCCAAGGCCCGCGGCCTGGTCGAGCGCATGACCGACGCGACCCGAAAGCTGCTCCCCGCTCGCCCCGACACCGGTTCGGGCGAGCTAGCACCATGGACCAACCGACTGCCGCTGAAACCCGGCGCCCGCACCATCGGGGTAGCGGCCTATGAGCTGGGGCTCGCCGTCGAAGGGTGCGAACTGATTTGCGACGTCTCCTTCACCGCACGTCCGGGCTCGTTGATCGCCATTGTTGGGCCATCGCACACCCGCAACCGGGCGCTGATCGGAATGCTCGCCGGCACTCGACCGCACACCTCGGGCGTGCTGACCGTCGATGGTCATGACGTGGCGGCCGAGCCCGAATCGATGCGATCTCGCATTGGCGTCGTACCGCTCGACAACCGCATACACCCGCGACTAACCGTCGAACAGACCGTGAGCTACGCCGCCGAAATGCGCTTGCCGCCCGACACTTCGCCAGATAACCGCACCCGAGTGATCAACCAGGTCCTCGACGAACTCGAATTGACGCCGCACCGCAAGAGCCGGGTGGCCAAGGTGGCCCCCGAAGTGCGCCGGTGCGCGTCGATGGCAATCGAACTCATCACCCGGCCGTCGCTGCTGGTCGTCGACGAACCCAGCGCCGGGCTGGATCCGGAGCAGGAAAACCATGTCATGGCGATGTTGCGCCGCCAGGCCGACCTCGGCTGCGTCGTCGTGGTGGCCACCACGTCACTGGCGCACCTCAACATGTGCGACCAGGTGCTGCTGCTCACCCCCGCGGGCAGCCTGGCCTTCGCCGGACCGCCCGTGCACCTCGAGTCGGCGATGGGTACCAGCAGCTGGACCGATGTTTTCTCGCAGGTCAGCACCGATCCCCAGGGCGCCCACCACGCGTTCCTGCAGCGGCAGCGGGCATCGGTTTCCACGACACCCCCGTCGGTGGCGCCGCCCGAGCGACTCCCCACCAAACTCACCTTCGGCCGGCAGGTTCGGTTGGTTGCCCGTCGGCAAGTCCGACTGTTATTGGCCGGCCGGCCGTACATCCTTTTTCTGATGCTGCTGCCGTTCGCGTTGGCAGCATTGACGTTGCTGATTCCCGGCGATTCCGGATTGGATCGCGCCGGCCCAACTGCCACCAATCCTCACGAAGCCATCGAAATCCTGGCCGCACTCAACATCGCCGCAGTGCTCATGGGCACCGCGCTGACAGTTCGCGATCTGGTCGGCGAGCGCCGGATCTTCCGGCGCGAGCAGGCGGTCGGACTGTCGGCGTCGGCCTACCTCACCGGAAAGATTGTGGTGTTCGGCGTCGCCGCAGCCATCCAGGCCGCGATCCTCACCGCCATCGTCGTGATCGCCAAGGGTCAGCCGGTGCACGATGCGGTGTTGCTCCGCAATCCCGGCGTGGAGCTCTACGCGAGCGTGGCGGCAACGGCCATCGTCTCGGCGATCCTTGGACTGGCGTTGTCGACGTTGGGACACACGCAACGTGAGGTTGTGCCCCTGGCCGTGCCGGTGATCCTGGCATCCTTGCTGTTCGCCGGCGGACTGCTGCCGCTGGTGGGCAGGTGGGGATTCGAACAGCTCTCGTGGCTGGTCCCCGCCCACTGGGGCTTTGCCGCGACGGCGGCCACCGTCGACCTGCGCAGGGTCGATGCGTTGGCCACCCATCGCGAGGTGTGGGCGCACTATGTGGGCTGGTGGTCATTCGACATGGTCATGCTCGTCGTGTTCGGAGTGCTCTGCGCTGGGGTTGTCCGATACCGGCTGCGACCGCCCGGTGATGGCACTCGGGACTCCTCAGTCCATGGCGAACAACAGGAACTGGGTAACGGTGACCGGTGA